One Diospyros lotus cultivar Yz01 chromosome 1, ASM1463336v1, whole genome shotgun sequence genomic window carries:
- the LOC127797704 gene encoding uncharacterized protein LOC127797704 → MEAKVDQMTSFNRNLEVQLGKISNSINSRDQGDVDKKNNVEISDENKQNEIPSLTPPIKPYVPPIPFPQRLKQSKIDKQFENFLEVFKQLHINIPFVDALAQIPAYAKFLKEIMLNKRKLEDYKTIALTEECSAVIQKKLPPKLRDPGSFSIPCTIDDIDFSKALCDLGASVSLMPLFVCRKLGLEEIQPTTIYLQLVDRSVKYP, encoded by the exons ATGGAGGCAAAAGTAGACCAGATGACCAGTTTCAACAGAAATTTAGAGGTTCAATTGGGGAAAATATCAAATTCCATAAATTCAAGAGATCAAG GTGATgttgataaaaagaataatgttgAGATTAGTGATGAGAATAAGCAGAATGAGATACCATCCCTAACACCACCTATTAAACCTTATGTTCCTCCTATCCCTTTTCCTCAAAGGCTTAAACAAAGCAAGATTGACAAacagtttgaaaattttcttgaagTTTTTAAGCAATTGCACATTAACATTCCATTTGTAGATGCTTTAGCTCAGATTCCTGCTTATGCAAAATTTCTGAAAGAAATCATGTTAAACAAGAGGAAGCTGGAGGATTATAAAACCATTGCTTTGACTGAAGAATGCAGTGCTGTAATTCAAAAGAAGCTGCCACCAAAGCTGAGAGATCCAGGGAGTTTTTCTATCCCTTGTACTATTGATGATATTGATTTTTCTAAAGCTTTGTGTGATTTAGGTGCAAGTGTTTCATTGATGCCTTTATTTGTGTGTAGGAAACTTGGACTAGAGGAGATTCAGCCAACTACCATTTATTTACAGTTAGTTGATCGGTCGGTGAAGTACCCATAA